Within Romboutsia sp. CE17, the genomic segment AGACTCTCCAACAGCTTTATATGCAGCAAAATGTATCACTGAATCTATTTTATTTTCTTTGAAAACTGCTTCTAATTTTTCTTTATCAGTTATATCTATTTCATAGAATTTAACTTTTTTTCCTGATAACTCTTCTATTCTCTCTATTACTACAGGATTACTATTTGAGAAATCATCTACTATTATAACTTCATGTCCTGCTTCAATTAACTCAATAGTTGTATGACTTCCTATATATCCTGCTCCTCCAGTTACTAATACTGACATAATTATCCTCCCTCTTAAACTTTTACTATTTACTTTTCAACTTTAGTTTTTATAAATTCTAAAAGGTCATCTTTTAAGTTATCTCTCTTTAATGCAAAATCTATTGTAGCTTCTAAGAATCCTAATTTATCACCTACATCATATCTTCTTCCTTCGAAGTTGTAAGCATATATAGCTTCTTGTGTAGCTAAAGTTTTTAATGCATCTGTAAGTTGTATTTCTCCACCTTTTCCAGGAGCTTGAGTTTCAAGTATATTAAATATCTCTGGTGTTATTATATATCTACCTAATATTGCTATATTTGATGGTGCTTCATCAACATTTGGTTTTTCTACCATATCTTTTACTTTATATACTCTGTCTTCTATATGTCTTACATCTAATATACCATACTTATTAGTATCTTCTTTTGCAACTTCTTGAACTCCTAATATAGAAGTTTTATATTCATCATAAGTATTTATTAATTGCTTTAAACAAGGAACTTCTGCATCCACTATATCGTCACCTAATAATACTGCAAATGGTTCATTTCCTATAAAGCTCTTTGCACAATATATAGCATGCCCTAAGCCTTTTGGTTCTTTTTGTCTTATATAATGTATATTAACCATGTTAGATATATCTCTTACCATTTCTAACATTTCTAATTTACCTTTTTGTTCTAATTCTAACTCTAATTCTACAGACTTATCAAAATGATCTTCTATAGACTTTTTATTTCTACCTGTTATTATAAGTATTTCTTCTATTCCCGATTCTATAGCTTCTTCTATTATATATTGTAATGTAGGTTTATCTACAATAGGCAGCATCTCCTTTGGTTGTGATTTCGTTGCTGGTAAAAATCTAGTACCCAATCCAGCTGCAGGTATAATAGCTTTTTTTACTGTCATTAATAAACTCCTCCATTTATCTA encodes:
- the galU gene encoding UTP--glucose-1-phosphate uridylyltransferase GalU, giving the protein MTVKKAIIPAAGLGTRFLPATKSQPKEMLPIVDKPTLQYIIEEAIESGIEEILIITGRNKKSIEDHFDKSVELELELEQKGKLEMLEMVRDISNMVNIHYIRQKEPKGLGHAIYCAKSFIGNEPFAVLLGDDIVDAEVPCLKQLINTYDEYKTSILGVQEVAKEDTNKYGILDVRHIEDRVYKVKDMVEKPNVDEAPSNIAILGRYIITPEIFNILETQAPGKGGEIQLTDALKTLATQEAIYAYNFEGRRYDVGDKLGFLEATIDFALKRDNLKDDLLEFIKTKVEK